Proteins from a genomic interval of Paenibacillus sp. FSL R5-0623:
- a CDS encoding adenylate kinase — protein MNILFMGPPGAGKGTQADVIVKEFGIPHISTGDAFRLAIKQGTPIGMKAKEYMDQGLLVPDDVTIGIVEERLQQPDCREGFLLDGFPRTLSQAEALDGILDRLNSGLDHVINLKVDRNKLLARLTGRRICKNCGSTYHVVFNPPKQEGICDKCAGELYQRSDDNEESVGTRLDEYINKTAPLLTFYETKGLLRQMNGEQDIDQVSQEIVSLLRG, from the coding sequence AAGGAACGCAAGCAGACGTCATCGTGAAAGAGTTCGGTATTCCCCATATTTCAACAGGCGATGCATTTCGTCTAGCGATCAAACAGGGAACTCCCATTGGCATGAAAGCCAAGGAATATATGGATCAAGGATTGCTTGTACCAGATGATGTAACCATTGGCATCGTTGAAGAACGTTTGCAGCAGCCTGACTGCAGAGAAGGTTTCCTCTTGGACGGATTTCCAAGAACCCTTTCCCAAGCAGAAGCGCTCGATGGCATTCTGGATCGATTGAACTCAGGTCTCGATCATGTAATCAACCTGAAAGTGGATCGCAACAAATTGCTCGCTCGTTTGACGGGTCGTCGAATTTGTAAAAACTGTGGTTCCACTTATCATGTGGTATTCAATCCGCCTAAGCAGGAAGGTATTTGTGATAAATGCGCTGGTGAGTTGTATCAACGCTCTGATGATAATGAAGAGAGTGTAGGTACACGACTGGACGAGTATATCAACAAAACAGCACCACTCCTCACGTTCTATGAGACTAAAGGTCTTCTTCGTCAAATGAACGGAGAACAGGATATCGATCAAGTTTCTCAAGAAATCGTGTCCTTACTGAGAGGTTAA